In Candidatus Hydrogenedentota bacterium, the sequence CCATCGAGTACGACCACGAGATCACCCGGCCTATCCTCGAGGAGACCTACGGCATCGCGGTCTACCAGGAGCAGGTCATGCAGCTCGTGCAGGCCTGCGCCGGATTCAGCCTCGGCCAGGCCGATATCGTCCGCCGCGCCATGGGCAAGAAGAAGAAGGACCTGCTCGACGAGCAGAAGATCAAGTTCGTGGAGGGCTGCGCCACCCGGGGCATCGACGCCAAACTGGCCAATGTGATCTGGGACAAGATCGAGACCTTTGCCGGCTACGGCTTCAACAAGTCCCACAGCGTGGCCTACGCCTTCGTGGCCTACCAGACCGCCTTCCTCAAGGCGAACTACCCCGTCGAGTTCATGTGCGCCCTGCTCACCAGCGAATCGGGCAACCTGGATAAGGTGGCGCTGTACGTGGACGAGTGCCGCCGCATGGGCATTGACGTGCTGCCGCCGGACATCAACCACAGCTGGAACCACTTTGCGGTGGAGGGCAACGCCATCCGCTTCGGCATGGGCGCCATCAAGAACGTGGGGGAGGGGCCCACCGCCGCCATCACCGAGGAGCGCACGAAAAACGGCTCCTACGACGACGTCTTCGACCTGTGCAAACGCCTCGACACGCGCCTCGTCAACCGGCGCTGCCTGGAAAGCCTCAACAAGGCGGGCGCCTTCACCGGGACCGGCTGGAACCGCAGGCAGGTCGAGGCGGTGCTCGATCAGGCCCTCGGCGAGGGCCAGAGCGCGCAGCGCGACCGCGACGCCGGCCAGTTTTCTCTTTTCGACATGGACGGCATGGAAGACACCATGGCCACCATGCACCAAAAGCCCGATCTGCCCAATTTTCCGGACCACGAGGTCCTGCAGATGGAAAAGGAGATGCTCGGGCTGTATATCAGCAGCCATCCGCTCGACCCCTACGACCGGATCATCGAGCGCTTCGGAACCGCCAACCTGATCAACCTTTCCGAATACAAGGATGGGGAAATCATCAATGTGGCGGGCGTTATTACCAGCGTGCGGATTCACGTGACCAAGAAGAACGACCGCATGGCCTTCGTCGCCCTCGAAACGCGGCAGGGCCTGCTCGAAGTCACCGTGTTCCCCAGCACCTTCGAGCAGAAGGCCGGGATTATCGCGGCGGACATGATTGTCATGATGCCCGCGCGTGTCAACTACCGGAACGACGAGCCCGGCCTGGTCGCGGAGGATGTCTACGCTATCGAGGACTCGGAGAAGCACCTCACGCGCGCCCTGCACGTGCGCCTGCCCCGCAACGTCATCCGCGACGGCGCCCTGGAGCGCCTGGCGGAACTGCTGGGCAACGCCAGGGGCAATTGCGACGTCTACCTCCACTGCCAGACCGCCGGCGGCGCCGAAGTCACGATTCACACCACCGAGGCCTGCCTCGTCCCCGCCGGGCGCCAGTTCGCCTACGCTGTGGAAAACCTGGTCGGCCCCGACAACGTCTGGTTTTCCGGAGGCATGGGCCTGCCCACGCACCGCCCGCCGGAGATCGTCCAGCGCGAAAAGAAGCCCTGGGAACGAAAACGCGCCGGCTGATCGGCGTTGCGCCGCGAACAGGTCCAGGGAATCAGGTATTCGGTCGGGCGCGCCTTGCAGATCACCACGCATTTCTGCTCCAATGCTGCTCGGAATTATTACACGCGCCCGCGTCCCGCTCGCCCGCCATTCGGCGCGCAGCCGCGCGGCCCTGGAGACCCACCCGTGAAGTACCTCATCGCGCCCCTTTGCCTCGCCCTTGCACCCCTGGCCCTGGCGGAAGACGCCATCCGCCAACTCCCCGCGTCCGAATACCTCAGCCGGATGACCGCCGGTTGGATCGGCCAGATGGCCGGCGTCGGCTGGGGCGCCCCCACGGAATTCCAGTACAACGGGCGGATCATCCCCGCGGAGGAGTTTCCCGAATGGAAGCCCGAGTTTATTAACCAGTTCTATCAGGATGACCTCTACGTCGAGATGACGTTCCTGAAGTCACTCGAAGACTACGGCTGGGACGTGTCCCTCAAGCAGGCGGGCATCGACTTCGCCCGGAGCGGCTACGCCCTCTGGCACGCCAACGCCGCCGGCCGCGCCAACCTCCGCGAGGGCATCGCCCCGCCCGATTCGGGACACCCCGAATTCAACAAGCACGCCGACGACATCGACTACCAGATCGAAGCGGATTTCTCCGGCCTCATCGCGCCCGGCCTGCCCAACGTGCCGATCCGCCTGGGCGAGACCTTTGGCCGCATCATGAACTACGGCGACGGCCTCTACGGCGGCCAGTTTGTCGGCGGCATGTACGCCGCGGCCTTCTTCGAAACCGACCCCGAAGCCATAGTCCGCGCCGGGCTCGAGTGCATTCCCGCCGAAAGCCAGTACGCCGAGTGCATCCGCGACGTCATCGCCTGGTGGAAGGCGCACCCGGACGACTGGGAAGCCGCCTGGCGCGAGATCGAGACGAAGTACAACGAGAACCTCGACTACCGCCGCGCTTCCTGCGGCGGGAAGCGCAAGGAATTCAATATCGACGCCAAGATCAACGGCGCCTACATCGTCATGGGCCTGCTCTACGGCCAGCGCGACCCCGACAAGACCATTGAAATCGCCACCCGCTGCGGCCAGGATTCCGACTGCAACCCCTCCAGCGCCGCCGGCATCCTCTTCACCACCATGGGCCTCGAAAACGTTCCCGAAAAGTTCACGTCCGCCCTCGACCGCGACGCCGTCTTCTCCCACACCAACTATTCCTTCACCAAACTCATCGAAGTCTCGGAAACGCTGGCGCGCGACGCCGTCGTGCGCGCGGGCGGCGAAATCATCCGCGATGGGGAGCGCGAAGTATTTCGCATTCCCCGCCAGAAGCCAGAACCCACGGCGCTGGAGCAGAGCTGGAACCCCGGCCCCATCGCCAACAGCCGCTACACCGAAGCCGAACTCGCCGAACAAATCCGGCCCCAGGAGCTCTCCGACGGCCGCACCGACATGAACCAGGTGATCGCCAGCTTCGCCCCCGGCTGGCAGATAAGAGATTGCGGCCTCGAAATGGACCCCGGCATCCGGCCCGCCTACCGCGGGCGCCAGAACGTGCTCGTAACCCACCCCGACGACGGCGCCACGCCCGCCGTCATCTGGCGCGAGGGCACGATCCCCCAGAATACCCGCGGGACGCTCCGCCTCACCGTCAGCCACCACGACAACGCCGACTGGCAGCTTATCGTCAAGATCAACGGCCAGGAAGTGCACAATCAGCCCGTAAGCGCCGAAACCGTCACCGACGGCTGGCTCACCGTCGACATCGACCTCGCGCCCTACGCCGGCCAGACCGTCAAGGCCGAACTGCTGAACCAGCCCACCGGCTGGTTCTGCGAAGCCGCGTATTGGGGCGAGATCGCCTTGCTCGGCCTGTGATAGCCGGCCCGTTCTTCAGCGAAGGAATCCGGCAGCGGGCGCCGGGACGTTACGGAATGCGCCCCTCAGCGAGACACCGCGAACGCCACCGCCAGCAGCGCAAGAAACACCACCGCCCCGGCAATGGCGAAAGGCCGTATGGGTGACGGCAGCGCAAACGTCGCCCCGCACGTAAAGCAGCGCCCCGTCTTCCGCTTGTCCCCCGGACCTACTTCAAAGACCGTTCCACACCGTTTGCACTTGATACGCCTCATGACCGCGCTCCACGCAGTCCCCTCCCCGAACTGCAACCACACGACACCGGCGCTCCCACCCCCGGGAATACCGCTCCCCGAAAGCCGATCCCTATGATGCGCCTCCCGGGGGTGGAATGCAACACGAAAAAAGGGGGCCGGGGGCATCGAGTGCAAGTATAGTCAGGCCAGGATGCGTCCGAAATTTCGGTGGCGCCCTTATGGTAGACTTGATGCCAAAGGAATAAGCCAATATATGTGTGCGATTCATGCTAATGCCTGGGCTGCGTTAACAAGAGGCAATGTGGGGTGATTTGTCGTGGGAAACAGGAAGCTTACGTATACCGAATTCTCGGTCGCGGCAGCGCTCATCGGCCTGGTGGCCCTGCTGATCTTGCACATGTTCGCAAATACGTACGCCAACCACATGCGCTATTCGTGCCAGCAAAACTTGAAGGCTTTCGGAACCGTTTTCCGTATGTATATGGAGGAATCGGAGGGGGAATTCCTTCCACCGCCGGCACCGTACGCGGATATCGGCGAAGGTGGCTGGTCCAACCTAATATGGAGTGCTCCAAAGGGAATCACCATTTACCCGGATTATTTGAATGACCTCGAAATCGCGCGTTGTCCCTCAGACGGACTGCAATACCCGTACGCGAAAGACCTGTCACCACGGCTCCCGCGAGATGGCGGCACGTATGACACATGGCAAACGAAGGCGCTGTCCGAGGGCGACACTGTTTCATACGACTACTTCTTGAGCGCCGAACTCGCCCAGTCCTATCTGTACACGGGCTATCTCATGTTCGATAGCCCGGCTTATTATGGCTACTGCGGAGCAAGCACTGCGATCGACGATGGGGTTGACGTCGATATTATGGGTGTCGGTGCTCTGGGGGCCAAAAAGTTGAACGATGACCTGCCTATTGACGGAAGCCGCTGGCCTCCCTGGGTCCCTTCGCCTCCCGAAGCAGTTGGATTTGACAACCGACAGTCAATTCTACGTTTACGTAGTGGAATGCAGCGCTTCTTTATTACGGATGGCAGCCGCTGGTACTGGAACCAGGGGAAAAAACCCATGGTCCCATCCTCAAGCAGTGCACCTGTCATGTGGGATGCCTTCGGTCGAAACGACCCGGCAGAAAGTGACCCGGGGCCAGTCCTTTTCAATCACAAGCCCAATGGTGGAAATATCCTGTTCCTGGACGGCCACGTGGAGTATATGCGCTACGGCGAAACGTTCCCGATAATCGACAACCCAACGACTGTCGATTTGTACACGCGCTATGGCGTTCGTTAGACACAACGCTCCTACCGTGACGGTCGTACCCATACGCTCTGGCATCCGCCACCGGCCTGGCGTACCTCGTCGGAAGAACTACGCCCGGGTAATTCACACTTTCGATCCCGCCCGACTACGTCCGCACGTCCAGCGCCTGCAAACCCAACTTATCAAGGAACGCCTTGTCGCGGTCTATGTCGGGATTCTTCGTGCTCAGGAGTTTTTCATCCGCGAAGATAGATTTCGAGCCGACGAGGCGGCGCGGCGGCCGGCTCTCGCAGGTCATGGCCGATCAGCCGGGCTCAGGCGAAACATGATTTCGTACACAGCGCCTGGTCCCAACGAAAAAAGCCCTTTCCGGACTACCCGGAAAGGGCTACAAACGTCGAAGTGCAAAAATGGTCGGGGTGAGAGGATTCGAACCTCCGATCTCTCGCCCCCCAGGCGAGCGCCTTAAGCCGGGCTAGGCCACACCCCGACCGAAACTTGGTCAGTCTTTTTTTTTGGGACCGATCAGCGCGAGCATCGCCCGGACTTCGCCTTCGATGCGATCGACGAGGTCTATCGCTTCCTGCTTTGTCCGGGGACGCCCCTCGCCGTGCATTTCCTGCGCGATGCGCAGGCGCACGCCGTCGAGCGCCATCTTTTCGTGCCGCACGAGATGCTTTACGCGCCGCACTATCTCAATGTCTTTTTCGAGGTAGTAGCGGCGGTTTGCGCGGTCCCGCTTGGGTTTCAACTGTGGGATTTTCTCCTCCCATTGCCGGAGCAGGTGGATGGCGACGCCGGTCATTTCGCTGACTTCGCTGATGCGCAGACGCCGCTCGGGAGAAGTTGGCATGGTACTGGATCTTCGGGGGTAATTTCAAGTTGTTTGCGCGCCGGATTGCTCCGGGCCGGCTGGAAAACACGCCACTTTGGGCGTGTTCGCCGCCAGTGTATGAAAAAACCGCGCCGGCCCGCAAGGGGGGGCGGCGCGGCCTGTATTCCGAGGCGCTACTGGATGGGCTCGTCGTCCTGGGTCCAAACGGTGAGGTTGTGGAGGTCGTCGCGCTTGCCCGGCCACAGGCACCCGACGGCATACCCGAGTACGAACATGATCAGGTGCCCGAAGAGGCCCGTATAGTAGTTGTGGTTGAACGAGAGGCTCTGGGGAACGATGCCGAGGCCAACGAAGGCCATGTAAATGGTGTAGCCGGCCGTGAAAAGAATCGCCACGATTATGCTGCGATCATCGCCCACGCGCGTGAAGAACCCCAGCAGGTACAGGCCGAGCAGGCCGCCCGAAGTCAGCGCGGTGAGCACCGTCGCGACGTCCAGCAGCGTCTTGCTCTGCGCGGCGTAGAGCACCGTGGCGCCGACGATCATGATCACCGCCATGAGGCCGCCCACGGACTTCGCCACGATCACGTAGTGCGCGTCGGACTTGTCCTTGGCGATGTGGCGCTTGTACACGTCGACCAGGGAGACGGCCGAGACCGCGCTGATGCTGGAGGAGAGGCTGGACATCGCGGCGGAGAGCACGGCCGCGATGACGAGGCCGGTCAGGCCCATGGGCAGTTGCTTCGTCACGAAGTAGGGCAGCACTTCCTCCGACTTGCGCGTGCCGTCGAGCATCTCCACGGCGGCGGGGTCGGGGAAGACCTGGTAGTACACGTAGAACGCGGTGCCGAGGAACATGAACATCGCCCAGGTCGGGACGCTGAAGCACGTGCACACCCACATGGCGATGCGGGCCTGCTTGATGCTGGCCGAGGCGGCGTAACGCTGCACCACGTTCTGGTTCGCGCTGTATTCCATCATCCAGTTGCCGAGGCCGACGAGGAGGAAGAGCCATATCGTCTTCTCGTGCACGCTCCCCCAGAAGGGCACGGGCGACATCACGGCGTCGGAGGAACTGAGGAAGTCGTAGATGCCAAATTTGTTATTTTCGGCGCCGACTTCAATGATCTGGCCGATGCCGCCGGGGAGCTGGTAAATGATGACGCCGAGGCAGATCACGGCGCCGCCCCAGAGCACCAGCGACTGAATGAAGTCGGTCCACATGACCGCTCGAATGCCGCCGAGAACGGTGTAGAACGAAGTGATCACGCCGCCGATGAGGATGGCCCAATACGGATTGAAGCCCGTAATCGTGTACAGCAGCACCGTCACGAGGTAGAGAATCAGGCTGACCCGAACGACCTGCATGATGATGAACGCGATTGCCGCATACATGCGCGTGATCGGCCCGAAGCGCGTTTCCAGGTATTCGTAGGCCGAGGTTACCCGCGCGCGCCGGAAGAACGGCAGAAAGAAGAACGTCGCCACCAGCACCGCGAGCGGCATCGTGTAGTTCGGCACCATCCGGTACCAGGCGGTCTTGAAGGAGTCGCCCGGATATCCCACGAAGGCCACGGAACTGATCGAGGTTGCGAACATCGAAAAGCCGACCAGCCATCCGGGGAAGGATCGGTCCCCGAGCAGGTAGCCCTCGGTGGTGCGCCCCTTGCTTGCGAAAAACGGTCCCAGCGCCGCCATCGCGCCGAAATACAGCACGAGCACGACATAGTCAACCCAGGTAAAGTGGTCCACGGTGACGATTCCTCTCTCCAAAATTCAATAAAAAGCCGGTCGCATGGTATCAGGCGCCCCCGGCGGGATCAAGTTCAGATTTCACAAGTTTCGGCCACCTCTTTCCGTATCATGCGCTTGAGGCTCGCGATATCCTCCTCTATAATGGCGTTGCGCGGGCCGGGCGCACCGTGTAGCGCGCGGTTCGCCTGTGGGGATGGGGGAGAAGGGGCCGCCGCCGCCCGCGGAAGCCCGCGTCCAGGGGTTGTAACCACCCGGGAGTTCCTTCCCGGATCGAGAAAGAAGGATATATACCCATGAGCAATTTCAAACTTGGCCTGATCGGCGCCGGTTTCATCTCCAAATTCCACGCGCGGGCGCTCCAGTTCGTTCGCGGCGTGGATCTCGCAGGCGTCTACTCGCTCCAGGGCGGCCCCGAGCTCGCCGCCTACGCCAAGGCCCTCGGCGTCGGGGACTGCACGGTTTACAACAGCATCGCCGAACTCTGCAACAATGTCGATGCCGTCTGCGTGTTCAGCCCGAACTTCACGCGGGTCGACGTGCTTACCGCGATTCGCGACGCGGTCAAGGCCGGCGCCGGCATCCAGGGCATCATCATCGAGAAGCCCCTCGGTCGCACGGTCGCCGAAGCCCAGGCCCTGGTCGATCTCGCGAAGGAAACGAAGCTGCCCACGGCCTATTTCGAGAACCAGATCCACATGAAGGGCATTCGCGCCGCGTTGCAGCAACTCAAGCCGCAGATGGACAGCATGGGCCCGATGACGCTCGCCCGCAGCGCCGAAGAGCACGCTGGCCCGCACGAGCCCTGGTTCTGGGATCCCACGCGCCAGGGCGGCGGCGTCCTCAGCGACATGGGTTGCCACAGTATCGCCGTGGGCTGGTATGTGCTTACGCCGCTCGGGAAGCCGGTGAATTTCCTCCAGCCCGTCTCCGTCACGGCGGAAACCAGCCTGCTTAAATGGGGCACGAAGCACGGCCAGCAGCGCCTGCTCGAAAAGATGGGCGTCGACTACGGCAAAACGCCCGCCGAGGATTTCGCCACCGGCACCGTGACCTTCAAGAACCCCGAAACCGGGCAGTTGGTGAAAGCCCAGTTCACCAATTCCTGGATGTACGACAAACAGGGCCTGCGCCTGCTCATGGACGGCATGGGACCCGGCTACGCCTTCGAGCTGAACACGCTCCAGTCGAGCCTTCAGGTGTTCATCGGTGATGAGGCCGCCGAGGCCGTGGCCGACGCCGAAACTGCGCTGGAGAAAGCCACCGCCTCCCGCGGCCTGCTCGCCGTTGAGCCCAACGAAGCCGACCTCTACGGCTACGTGGACGAAATTCAGGACGCGGTCCGCAGTTTCCAGCAGGGCAAGGACGCCCTGCTCAATTTCGAGTATGGCCTCGAGATCACCAGGCTCTGCCAGGCCGCCTACATGGCCGCCGAGCGCGGTGTGACGCTGGATCTCACCGACGCGAAGGTCCAGGAGGATCTGAAGACCTACACCTCGCTGATCGCACAGGGGCGTGGGCGGGAGATCCTGCACGTGATGTAATCCATCCGGGCGGGCCGCCGTGCGTATCGGTGGCCCGCCTTCCTGTTTGGTGGCCCGCCCGATTCATGCTATGCTCAGTCCCTGCACGGAGGAGACCGAGGATTCATGGAATATCGCGAAATCTTGTTTTCCGTGGCGGATTATATCGCCACCATCACCCTCAACCGCCCAGACAAGCTCAACGCGTGGACCCTCCGCATGGAGGCCGAATATCGCCACGCCATGGCGGATGCGGAGACCCGGAGCGATGTGCGGGTCATCGTCGTCACCGGCGCGGGCCGGGGATTTTGCGCGGGCGCGGACATGAGCCTCCTCACCGCGGTCCAGAGTGGCGAACTCGATTTGGAAGCCGCCCCGGCGCCGGCCGCCGATGCTCCGGGCGCCGGCGGCCGCGACGATTTCCAGAAGCCCTACACCTTCCCTCTGGGGATACAGAAACCCATCATTGCCGCCATCAATGGCCACGCGATGGGCCTGGGCCTCGTGCACGCCATCTATTGCGACATCCGCTTTGCCAGCGACCAGGCGAAGTTCGGCACGGCCTTCTCGCAGCGCGGCCTGATTGCCGAGCACGGCCTCGGCTGGATGCTCCCGCGCCTGATCGGCGTGGAAAATACGCTCGATCTGCTCTATTCCGCGCGCATTGTCGGCGCGGACGAGGCAAAGGCCCTCGGGCTGGTCAGCCGCGTTGTCCCCCACGAGGAATTGCTCCCGCGGGTATACGAATACGCCGCCCACCTGGCCACACAGTGCTCGCCGCGCGCGCTGGGAATCATCAAGCGCCAGGTGTACGATTCCCTGATGTCCGACCTGGGCCCCGCCACGGACATCGCCATTCGGGAGATGATCGACAGCTTCGGCACGGAGGACTTCGCCGAAGGCGTGGCCTCGTTCCTCGAAAAACGCCCGCCCCGATTCACGGGCAACTGACCGGAGATCGTAACCATGAGTCTGCTCTTCACCGCCGCCGTAATGGCCTGCGCCGTGTCCGGGACGCCCGGACTCGAAAGCGCGCTGATCTTCCCGCCGGAAAAAATGCACAACCACAGCGCCTCGATCGTCGAAATGCCGGGCGGCGATCTTCTCGCCGTCTGGTTTCACGGGCGCGGCGAGAAGAGCGACGACACGCTCGTCTTGCAGGGCGCCCGCAAGCCGAAAGGCGCCGCCGCGTGGAGCGCGCCCTTTGTCGTCGCCGACAATCCCGGCCTTCCCGACCAAAACCCGGTGGTCTTTATCGACCCCGACGGGGTGCTCTACCTCTGGTGGATATCCGCCCTGGCCAATACCCGCGAGACCTATTTCCTGCAATACCGCACCGCGACGAACTACGAAGGCGAGGGCGCGCCGAAGTGGGATCGAAGCGGATTCATTACCATTCCGCCCCCCAATCTCGCCGCGGCGATGGACGCCATGGCCGATACCGTGGACGCGAAGTTCGGTGCCGCCTTTGATTCCGAGAAGAAGTACCGCGAGCGCCTTATTCACGGCCAGCGCATGGCCCGGTTCGACGAGACCTACATCGACGACTGGGACGAACCCGTGATCGGGCGCCTTGCGCACATGCTCTCCTGGATGCCGCGCTGCCAGCCCATTATGCTTCAGGACGGCCGCCTGACGATCGGCCTCTATTCCGACGTCTACATGACCTCGCTCGCCTGCTTCACGACCGACGGCGGCGCCACCTGGACGTACGGCGAGCCTATGCCAGACTACGGGCTCATTCAGCCCGCCTTTTTGCAGCGGAAAGACGGGACCCTGGTCGCCTATGGCCGCGACAAGGGCCCGCTCAAGAAAATCCGCGCGGCCGAATCTTCCGACGCGGGTCAGACCTGGACCAAATTCTACGACTTGCCGATCGACAACCCCGACTCCAGCCTCTCGGCCATCGTCCTGGCGAGTGGTCGCTGGCTCATGATCGCAAATGACCTCACCGGACAAGATGGGCGCCATGGCCGCTCGCGCCTCGTGGCGTTGCTCTCCGAAGACGAAGGCGCGACCTGGCCCTGGAAGCGCGCCATCGAGGACAGCACCGCGCCGCCCGAGTTCAAGCCGCACGCCTCGTATCCCACGGCGATTCAGGCGCGGAATGGCGCCATTCACATCGTCTACACGTATACCCCGGTGGAGGGAGAATGCATAAAGCACGTAACCCTTTCCGAAGACTGGATTCGCGCCGCGGAATAATACGCGGGGAAGACAGTGCACGCCGGGACCTCCTCGGGTTCGCGGCACAGCGTAACGTTGGTCTACCAAGGAGAACCCCATGTTTGGAATCGGATTGGCCCTCGTGGCCCTCGGCATAACCTCCGGAGCGCCGGATCAGGTTATACTCCAGGATGTGCAGCACGTGACCGTGTATGGCGAGCCGGGACGCTTCGGCGGGTGGCCGGCGAATCACGGCATGTGGATCTGGGACAACGAAATCCTCGTGGGCTACAGTCGGGGCCACTACCTCGATCGCGGCGACCGGCACCATTTCGATCCCGAGAAGCCCGAAGAGCACCGGCTTGCCCGCAGCCTGGACGGCGGCCTCACCTGGACGCACGAGCACCCGGCGGACAACGGCGACCTCATCCCCGAGGACGGCGCGCTTCACGGGACGCCGCTGCCCGGCGTCACCGTGCCCGCCCCGACCGATTGCCCTGGCGGCATCAACTTCACCCACCCCGACTTCGCCCTGACCATGCGCATGAACAGCGTGCACGACGGCCAGTCGCGTTTCTACTACTCCTATGATCGGGGCAAGACGTGGGAGGGGCCCTTCAAGCTGCCCAGCTTCCATACGCCCGGGACCGCCGCCCGCACGGATTACATCGTCGAGGATGCCGATTCCTGCCTGTTCTTCAGCACCGCAGGCAAGGCGGATGGCCGCGAAGGGCGTCTCTTCTGCTTCCGCACCGACGACGGCGGTAAGTCGTTCCAGTTCGTTTCCTACATCGGTGAGGATCCCGGCCAGCCGGGCCATTTCGGCATCATGCCGTCGTCCGTTCGCCTCAATGAAAACGAGTTGATCGTCGCCGAACGCCACCGCGAAGGACCTATGCGGAACATCGCGCTGTACCGTTCCACGGATAACGGCAAGACCTGGACGCGCGAGGCGGACCCCGTGGATACGGTCGGCGCCGGCAATCCGCCGGCCATGATCAAGCTCGCGGACGGTCGCATCTGCCTGACCTACGGCTACCGCGCCGAGCCCTTCAGCATGTGCGCCAAAATAAGCGCCGATGGCGGCAAGACCTGGGGTCCCGAGCTCGTGCTGCGCAACGACGGCATCACCAAGGACATGGGCTACCCCCGCACCGTGCAGCGGCCGGACGGCAAAGTCGTCACAACCTACTACTTCGCGGACGGCAAGATCGGGCCGGAGCGAACCATCGAAGCCACCATCTGGATGCCCCCGGCGCCGTAAGGTGCGCGGCGCGTCACTGCAAATCCATCGCCTCCATCCGGCGCTGCTCCGCTTCGGCGTAGCGGCGCCGGATCATTATATACCCAATCCCGAAAATCGCGCCGATCAGTCCGCCGCCATAGGCCGTCGGATACCACGCGTCCCACGTCGCGCCCGCCGACCACAGGATCAGTCCCGCGAGCATCATCAGCGCGCCCAGAACCGCGAAAGCCGCCGTCCCCGCCAGCACCCCGCGGCGTCCCCGCCCGCGCGAAGCGAGCATGCCCGCCACGCCGCCCCAGATCCCGCCCGCGGCGCCGAGTATCCCAAAGACGACCCCGGCCCAGGCGCCGATGGGCCACGTTGAATCTGCTTCCCAGAGCGCCAGATTGCGAATCGTCACCGTGCCCGGGCCTTCGAAGCGGACCCCCAGCCGCGCG encodes:
- a CDS encoding ADP-ribosylglycohydrolase family protein — protein: MKYLIAPLCLALAPLALAEDAIRQLPASEYLSRMTAGWIGQMAGVGWGAPTEFQYNGRIIPAEEFPEWKPEFINQFYQDDLYVEMTFLKSLEDYGWDVSLKQAGIDFARSGYALWHANAAGRANLREGIAPPDSGHPEFNKHADDIDYQIEADFSGLIAPGLPNVPIRLGETFGRIMNYGDGLYGGQFVGGMYAAAFFETDPEAIVRAGLECIPAESQYAECIRDVIAWWKAHPDDWEAAWREIETKYNENLDYRRASCGGKRKEFNIDAKINGAYIVMGLLYGQRDPDKTIEIATRCGQDSDCNPSSAAGILFTTMGLENVPEKFTSALDRDAVFSHTNYSFTKLIEVSETLARDAVVRAGGEIIRDGEREVFRIPRQKPEPTALEQSWNPGPIANSRYTEAELAEQIRPQELSDGRTDMNQVIASFAPGWQIRDCGLEMDPGIRPAYRGRQNVLVTHPDDGATPAVIWREGTIPQNTRGTLRLTVSHHDNADWQLIVKINGQEVHNQPVSAETVTDGWLTVDIDLAPYAGQTVKAELLNQPTGWFCEAAYWGEIALLGL
- a CDS encoding MerR family transcriptional regulator, with product MPTSPERRLRISEVSEMTGVAIHLLRQWEEKIPQLKPKRDRANRRYYLEKDIEIVRRVKHLVRHEKMALDGVRLRIAQEMHGEGRPRTKQEAIDLVDRIEGEVRAMLALIGPKKKD
- a CDS encoding sodium/solute symporter (Members of the Solute:Sodium Symporter (SSS), TC 2.A.21 as described in tcdb.org, catalyze solute:Na+ symport. Known solutes for members of the family include sugars, amino acids, nucleosides, inositols, vitamins, urea or anions, depending on the system.), whose product is MDHFTWVDYVVLVLYFGAMAALGPFFASKGRTTEGYLLGDRSFPGWLVGFSMFATSISSVAFVGYPGDSFKTAWYRMVPNYTMPLAVLVATFFFLPFFRRARVTSAYEYLETRFGPITRMYAAIAFIIMQVVRVSLILYLVTVLLYTITGFNPYWAILIGGVITSFYTVLGGIRAVMWTDFIQSLVLWGGAVICLGVIIYQLPGGIGQIIEVGAENNKFGIYDFLSSSDAVMSPVPFWGSVHEKTIWLFLLVGLGNWMMEYSANQNVVQRYAASASIKQARIAMWVCTCFSVPTWAMFMFLGTAFYVYYQVFPDPAAVEMLDGTRKSEEVLPYFVTKQLPMGLTGLVIAAVLSAAMSSLSSSISAVSAVSLVDVYKRHIAKDKSDAHYVIVAKSVGGLMAVIMIVGATVLYAAQSKTLLDVATVLTALTSGGLLGLYLLGFFTRVGDDRSIIVAILFTAGYTIYMAFVGLGIVPQSLSFNHNYYTGLFGHLIMFVLGYAVGCLWPGKRDDLHNLTVWTQDDEPIQ
- a CDS encoding Gfo/Idh/MocA family oxidoreductase yields the protein MSNFKLGLIGAGFISKFHARALQFVRGVDLAGVYSLQGGPELAAYAKALGVGDCTVYNSIAELCNNVDAVCVFSPNFTRVDVLTAIRDAVKAGAGIQGIIIEKPLGRTVAEAQALVDLAKETKLPTAYFENQIHMKGIRAALQQLKPQMDSMGPMTLARSAEEHAGPHEPWFWDPTRQGGGVLSDMGCHSIAVGWYVLTPLGKPVNFLQPVSVTAETSLLKWGTKHGQQRLLEKMGVDYGKTPAEDFATGTVTFKNPETGQLVKAQFTNSWMYDKQGLRLLMDGMGPGYAFELNTLQSSLQVFIGDEAAEAVADAETALEKATASRGLLAVEPNEADLYGYVDEIQDAVRSFQQGKDALLNFEYGLEITRLCQAAYMAAERGVTLDLTDAKVQEDLKTYTSLIAQGRGREILHVM
- a CDS encoding enoyl-CoA hydratase translates to MEYREILFSVADYIATITLNRPDKLNAWTLRMEAEYRHAMADAETRSDVRVIVVTGAGRGFCAGADMSLLTAVQSGELDLEAAPAPAADAPGAGGRDDFQKPYTFPLGIQKPIIAAINGHAMGLGLVHAIYCDIRFASDQAKFGTAFSQRGLIAEHGLGWMLPRLIGVENTLDLLYSARIVGADEAKALGLVSRVVPHEELLPRVYEYAAHLATQCSPRALGIIKRQVYDSLMSDLGPATDIAIREMIDSFGTEDFAEGVASFLEKRPPRFTGN
- a CDS encoding exo-alpha-sialidase; amino-acid sequence: MSLLFTAAVMACAVSGTPGLESALIFPPEKMHNHSASIVEMPGGDLLAVWFHGRGEKSDDTLVLQGARKPKGAAAWSAPFVVADNPGLPDQNPVVFIDPDGVLYLWWISALANTRETYFLQYRTATNYEGEGAPKWDRSGFITIPPPNLAAAMDAMADTVDAKFGAAFDSEKKYRERLIHGQRMARFDETYIDDWDEPVIGRLAHMLSWMPRCQPIMLQDGRLTIGLYSDVYMTSLACFTTDGGATWTYGEPMPDYGLIQPAFLQRKDGTLVAYGRDKGPLKKIRAAESSDAGQTWTKFYDLPIDNPDSSLSAIVLASGRWLMIANDLTGQDGRHGRSRLVALLSEDEGATWPWKRAIEDSTAPPEFKPHASYPTAIQARNGAIHIVYTYTPVEGECIKHVTLSEDWIRAAE